CATAATTTTTAGTTTTAACATTATTTAACAGTAATTCAAAAACCTGTTGAATAATAAAAATGTTACACAACTAAATAGTTAAAATCCTATCCTATGAACAAAGTAATTACGCTATCGTTTCTGTTGATGGCAACTTTCTGGGTCTCTGCTCAGGAAGATAACATAGCGGCAGAATATTTATTTGATGATATTGAGGCTTATCTCTATAGTCCAAATCACGAAAGGAAAAAGTCTCGTGAATACTTTACTAATGTTAAAGTATTGGCTGAATCGCAAAATCATGAAGCTTTGTATTATTTGGGGATGCTCCAAAAAGAGGGTATCGGTACGAAGGTCAATTTTAAAAAATCTTTGAAATCCTTTAAAAAAGCATTTGACCTTGGCAATACCAAAGCGGCATACCTAATCGGGTACTATTATCTAAAGGGTTTTGGCAATGTTCAACAAGATTATAAGAAGGCGTACAGATGGTTTAAAAAGAGTGATGAAAAAATGGCACTCCATTGGATAGCCAAGATGGAATTTCTTGGTTTGGGTAGGAAGGTGAACAAGCAAAAAGCAATCTCAATCCTTAAATCGAACGACCTCTACAATAGCGAAGTTTTACTGCCACAATACGAAGAAAGTATGCCTTCTGAAAAAATAGGAATCGAGGGGTATGACAGTGCAATAAGTACTTCATCGCTCCAAGACTTATATGAATTAAAAGGATTTGATAAGACACCAGAATATCACTATCTGGAAGGTACATGGCAGGGGCAGTTCTATGAACTGGATTGGGCATCTTCAAAAATTTTTAGAACACTTCCTACAGAACTTACCTTAACCGGACAAAACGGAGTCAACGACCAGTTAAAAGCTGAAATAAAAATTGCTGACAGTCTAGCAAGTGATGTAGGTAGTTATAGTGCCGGTGCATTGCGGTTCGGGTCACTTGCCCTGCCCGTAAAGAAGCAGTATACAGACTATCCGAATTTCACTCATTTGATGACAGAAATTGATGGTATTGAATTTAGAAAGTTTCAAACATCTGAGGGTAACTTTCTTATCGGTAAGGTATCGTCTACCTTCCCTGTGTGGAAAGAACGTGGAAATCCAAGTTTGGTCATTCTTAAAAAGAAAGATGAAATTAATAGTGCCGCACTAACTGCATTTGAAAAACAAGTAGGTGATTTTATCCGTCTTTACCCCAATCCGTTCAAAGAACATTGCCTGATAAACTTTGAACTTTCAACCGATGCGGATGTAAGCGTTGAAATTACCAATTACTACGATACGCCGTTTTATCATGATAATGTTTTTACGGGTCGTAAAGCTAAAGGCAACCATACGCTGGAGGTATATAATTTGCCGTCAAGGCGAGGTTCATACCTCATTTCGATTAAGCACAATGGGAGTGTAGAAAATAAAATAATTATCAAGAACTGAATCCTACCACAATGAAAAAGCTAATATATTTTTTCTTAATTGTTATAGCAAGCAGCATCCAATTGAATAAGCTGAATGCTCAATCTAGACCTTTTGCGGTGCCGATTGCGGTAAGTGATGATGGCGAATCACGAACTACACAAAACAATAATAGAAACACATCATCATCAAATAACAGGAATACGTCATCGAGAAATAATGGAGATTTCGAGCTAGTGGACATCTATGGAAATCCAGTTTGTTGCGAAAATCCTTCATTTGATTTTGAGCTTGAATTTGGTAGTTTCTCAATTCTTTCCCAACTCCAATCTCAAATCGCTGCCAATGTTCGTGCTAAGCGAGAGATTGATGAGTGGTTGAGAAAACAGGAAAGCACTCTTTTAAAGGAAATGAATAGGCAAATGGCAACTAAACATAGCTCATTTACTACTGCCCAGAAAGAGTACTTCAAATTTTATGAAAGTGGAGGAAGATACCGTAATGGTGGTGTTGTTGCACGAACCTATTCTTTACTCTCGAGAGAGTCAAAAAGGAAAGTTGATTGGGATAAAAAAAGCGAAAAACATGCATTGGAATTTTTCATTTTAGATAGCTGGATCGAATGTGGTTATTGTGATGAATATAGGGGTATGGCATATAATGTAAACTCACTTTACCAATATGATCACGATAGCAGTCCCGGACCAAAGTTTTATGCAAGAATGTATAGAGATAATGCAAAAGAAGATTTTGGTGAAGCCTATTATACTACTGGATTTCATGAGGGAAGAGCCAAAGGTCTAGATAAGCTGGTAAATGGTGATTTGTTAGACCGGCTTAGTAATATTAGAGTGCAGCACTACAGAAATCTCGGTTGGCAAGATAGGGTGCTTCAAATGAGTACTTACCTCATTCATTTTAATCAAAGAGGAACATGTCCCATTCCTATGGGGAATTGTCTCCCGTCAAGTGTTCGAAAATATACACCTCTTCCCATTTGGAGTGACAATAAATTATTGGAATGGGGAAAGGAACTTGCTCCCGCTATGCCAATGGAACGCCTGGCATTCAGTGAAGAATATACCACTGGAATCATCAACGCAGCAGGACAGGGTTTTGGACCGTTTGGACAATATGGACCAGGCTATGCAGCAAATTATTTTAAAACCAAAAGGGAAGAGGTGTTGAAAAATGAGTTAGATGAAATCAATCCACGTCTCTTGAATCAACAAACTACTAGGGCACAATTGATTTCAGAAATCAAAATTTATACTGACGTTATAGATAGATTTGGTAGCTCAACGTATAAAGAGGTAGCTAGTTTTCTAAAAGAGGTCAATAAGGATTTATCATCATTTTCCAACGATGAGTTATATGAATATTACTTAGCGTCTCGAGAACTACGATTTAAGATGCAGTTGGACAGGCAAAAAATAATTCTTTATTCGGTTGGAGAGTCCTTTAAACCTGTAATTGAATTAGCTTTATGGGAAGTTGGGGGATCACTGGCAATTAAATTAATAGGAAAACTACCCGCTCTGGTAAAGTCGACACAATTACTAGATGTTCTCAATAATTTAAAAATTACCAACTCGTTATCTAAGTTTGAGTTTGCTCAAAAATTTGGTTTTAAGTCTTATTCTGAACATGTAAAAGTTTTTATTGACTTAAAAGTAAAGCGATCTAAATTAGGAGTTGAAATTCATCATTTAATTGAAAAAAGATTTGCAGGGAACCCCGTGATTGCGCAATGGTTGGGTTCAAATTCAAGTAGTTGGAAATCTATTGTTCTTACCAAAAAAGAGCATGAAGCATTTACTGCGGCATGGAGAAATGCTATTGGTTACGAAGGAAAAACTATAGGTTCTTCTGGTTTTCGAACTCTTAACGTACCTTTAGATGTGCTAAAGAATGAGGCAAGAAGAATTTATAAAGATTATCCTGATATTTTGAAAGCTTTAGGTTTATGAAAAGACTGCTTTATTATAGTGCCGAGTGGAGAAATAAAGATATAGATTTTTTGCGTTCACTTCCCGGTATTAATAAGGATATCGAAGTAGGTTATGATAGCTTTACGGTTGAAGAAAATAGCGATACTCACTTAAGAATAGTTGATTTTTATTCGAAAAAAAAATTGGTTTTAGGCAATTCTAAACCAAAGAATTTTATTTCAACGCCAGCTACAGCTATTTTTACAAAAGAAGAGCTGTCTACCGCAAAGAATTATTTGCTTTTGTTTACTGGAGAATCCAAAGGAAGTCCTCAACCAGCCGAATCGTATTTAGAAAACACCTACGATTTTAAATGCAAAGTTGTTGGATGTTGGGAAGGCAGAAAACAGAAAGCTTTATTTCGCATTCCCAATATAAAGTGGAAAAAAGGTCAAGTCAATTTTACACTTCTTGAACATGACGTTATGTTTTTCAAGAAGGATTTCTACCAAGAGGTATTATCACCTCTTGGTTTGGCTTTTAAAGAAGTTATAGACCATAAAACAGGAAAAATATCATCTGATATCATACAATTGGACATACCTGAAGCTAAGAGTAAACTTCTTATCGAAGATACTGCCTACGATATAGAAGAACCTTGCGGTGTATGTGGAGTAAAACAATTCACAATGCGTACCCTTGATTTTCTTCCTCCTTTTGAAGAAAAATTTGAATTTTATATCTGTAGAACCCAAGAACAATTTGGCGGTGGAATGCGTCGTATCATTATTACAAAACAATTTAGTGACTTACTAGTAAAGCATAAAATAATCAGATATGATAATGATAATCTGGTTCCGGTACGGAATTGCTAATCTTTATTAACGATGTTTAAAATGCAATTTAAATTCAAAATAGTAGCCTTAATGTATGCCTTAGGTTGTTATATAGGTCGCGGTCAGGATAATATCGACTCTATCAACCTAGAATGCGTCAAAGCGAAATATAATTTAAAAGGGGTCAATATAGAATCAGTTCTGAATAGTTACGAACAATATCTTATTGAAGAGGGGTATCTCGGGGAAAGTAAAAATAGTAGGTATTCTTTTTATTTTGAAAGAATGGTTAAAGAGAACAGTTTTATTGGCAAAGTTCCCGATACTGTTTTTAAAGAAGTTACAAAAGTACAGATAGGCAAACACATTGATAATACTTGCCTTGAGGGGATGGAAGAAATTGATAATCAAAGTTCAATTTTGATGCGCAAAATCTTACTATGGAAAGATTGGTACGCAGAACCGAGAGAAACGATAAATGCTCCTAAAGAGCTAGGAAACTTTCTCTTAGAAACCTTTAGCGAAGAAGAATTACAATCTCCCTTTATGAGGGCCAACTTGTTGCTTATGATTGCTTGGGTCACTGACCTCAACAACGCTTACTTAGGAGATTTACTGCCGCCGATTAAAGGCTAGAGAATGAAGTTTTTGAATTTACTTCAACAGATTTAAATCATTTAAAATAAGAAAGTTACATTTAAGTTAGCATAAACAATTTATTTATTAATTGGCTCAACCTAGTAAACTCATTTTGATGGAAGTAAATAAACCTAAAACAGTATAATTAGCAACTGGAAGAGACATCTCTACTTATAATAAAAATGATTTTCTATTACTATTTACTTTAACGGTTAGAAGGATAGCTGAAAGCTTAGTTCAAGAGTTGTTTCTTATTGAAGGATACCAGACCTATAAATATAGTTTGGAAAATACATGATTTAAAATGTTTAAAGTTCAATGAAAGCGAGCACTTTCTCTTAAAGAACTCGAAGCAATTTACCCTAAGTGAAAAAGTATTGGGCATATTGAAAAATATCTTCGTGTGTTCTACAATACAGAATTTTAAAATAGGATTCTGTCATTCACGCCTCTTTTAAGATTTAAACACCTCAAACCTTTAAAATCAAAACATGGTCATAGCTTTGAATCACCATTAACTGAACTTAAATTATAATTGATGGTAACCCGTGTTCCCTCACCGGGAATCGAATTGATGAACAACCGTCCGTTAATATAGCCAATACGTTCTTTCATATAGAAAACACCCATGCCGCCTTCACTTGTGTTTTTTGGTGGTTGCTCTAAAATAGAGGGGTCAAAGCCTTTGCCATCATCATCGACCATAATGCTCAAGATGTCTTCTTTATGGTTAATGGTCACTAAAATATAATTGGCATCGGCATACTTAATAGCGTTGTTTACTGCCTCTTGGGTAACTCTGTACATGTTCGTTTCTGCCAAGGAATCAAAACGGATGTTTTCTTCAGCCTTATTTTCAAACAGAATATTCTTTCCTGTTAATTTGCTCAATTCCTGAGTCATTTTTTGAAGGGCGGGAAAAATACCGTGATCCTGCAATTCTGGTGGGGTTAAGTTAAATGTAGCCGTTCGAACACCTTTGATTAAGTCCGATGCAAGGGTCTTTAAATACGCTATTTTTTCCTTTGTTTTTTCCTTTTGATTCAAGTTAATGGATTCAATATTGAATTTAAGGGCGGTCAACATTTGCCCTATACCATCATGAATATCCTTTGCAATACGTTTGCGTTCTTCTTCTTGTCCCTCTACAATCTGGCTTGCCTGTAGTTGTTTTTGACGGATACTTTCCTCATAATTCTGTTTGGTCAGTTCTTCAATTTTTAATTGATTGTGCTTGCGTTCGGTAATATCTGAACATAAAATAAGAATGCTTTGCTCAAGGCCTGATTGATGTATCGGGATGATTGACATATCCAGCCACAGTTTTTTACCGGAAACCGTTTTTATTTCCAGTTCCTCGGTTCGCATATTTTTACGTTTGCTTGTCAAGATCTCCCGTAAATACTGTTGTTGGCCTTCATCTTGGGTCAATAATTCGGCCAAAGGCCTGTGAATAGTGTCTTGTGATTGCTCTAGTAGTTCCAGAAACTTCTTGCTCATAAAAACAACTGAACCATCTTTTCGGGTACTGGCAAAAAGTGCGGCGTTGTCAATTACAAAGTTGAGCTCTTGTAATTCTAACAACGATTTTTCTTTCTCGATAAAGAGCGTTTTAATTTCTGAGGCCTTTGTTTCCGATTCGAGCTGGCTCTGGACCAATTTTGAAATGGTCTTTCGAATTTGAATGGAGAGGGGCTTAAAAATAAACAGAACCTCTAGCAGTAAAATCAATAGTGAAAACGCAAGCAATAGATATTCTTTAAGCTTGAGCGTCTTCAGTTTCTCTTTGCTCAAGGTATCATATTCATTGACAATAGTGTCCATTTTTGTCAAAAACGGCCGCTCGTTGGACAACAGTATCTGCAACTCTTGATTATAGGTCAAGGTATCGAGCGTAACCGAAGCCTTTTTTGCTATAATGACCTCTGCAGCTTTGACCATAGCTTCATGGTGTGGGTTCAAGTCTGCGAACAAGCTTAAAATTCGTGTATTCTTTTCCACGGGAAGACCGATACTATCATTTCCGTTCTGAAGCCCATCGTGGGATACTTTCCAAACGGAGAGTGTTTTTTTTAGAGTATCAAGAAGCTCTTTTTGTGAAGCTTGATTGTCGTTTTCAAATTGTATCAACAAAGTTTCTTTCACCAGCTTTTGGCTAAAGGCCCTTTGTCTACCAGCAACATTGATTACCCTGGAGTCGTTCAGTTGCGAGTTGAGATGTTGTTGGATTAAAAGCTGGGCAATAATAATGGTAAGCGCAATACCGGCAATAGCAAGTAAGTACCACTTCTGAATCCTCAGAAAAGTAGCGGTGTCCAATGCTAGTTTTTTCACATTATTGCTCATTCCGTACGACCATTAGATAAGGCTAAGCAGTAATCGCCTGTTGTATTAGATTCGCTGATTTTTCTGAAAAATGAAGCTTAAGCGCTGCTTGTTGACCTTTTTTAGACATTTTACGCCAAGTCTTTTGCAGAATATCGATGACCTTTGTGTTATCATGCTTTGCGGCAAAAGGTTCAAAATAATAGTTTAAAAAGACCAAACAAATGACGTCTTCCAATGTTTGGGTCTCTTCGTTTTTTTTGAGCTGCTTTTTTAATAACAGAAATTCGACCTGTTCGATAAGGTCATTATCATACCCTGCAATTTCAAGCAGTTCCCTTGATTTTTGGGCATGGAATTTCTTGAGCTCCTGTCGCCATTTGAGATACCCTGTCCGGTTCATTTCATAGGCATCACGGGGAATCTCCCACCTACAGATATGTTGGCATCTTGCAGTGAGCCGCAATGCTTCAGAAGCTTCAGGAGCAAAAGCATTGAGGGTTTCCGTCATGCGTTGGGCATACAATAATTCCTTAGGATAGGATTTGCCCTCAAAAACTTCACTGTTGGGGTCTTTGCGATTGGCCTCATCAAAAAGCCGGAATGCTTCGGCCTGTTTTGTAGAAATTCCCATTTGTGTACTTTAAAGCGTTACTCTGAAAAGCCAAGATACACAAAGTTGTTTTCTATTTTGATAGGATATGTGGCGATTGCATCCAATACCCCGTTCAAGTTTTCACCTGTTTTTAAAGAAAAAGTGTTTTTATGAAGCGGACATGCCACTTTGGGATGCTCCCCATCTTCACCGACCATGCCACGGGAAAGTACCATTTCCATTTTATGTGGGCAAAGATTTTGACAAGCATACCATTCATCCTTACGTGTAAAATTGAATACGGCAATCTGTTTGTCCTTGTACTTTACACAAGCACCTCCATTTTTTGGAAACTTTGAAACCGGTGCTGCTTTAAACCAAACAGTTACCTCATCTTCAGTCATTGCTTCATAGGTATTTAGTGTCATCATCGTTTGTCATTTTTTAAATTTGTACTTCCAACTTCTCACTTCTAATTTTGTACCTCCCACTTTGTACCTCGTACTTCATCAAGTCCATGCCTTTGGCATTTTTTGTTCCCTGAGCGAAACAAACTCAATGTTATTGTCTTCTTCATTTGAATTGACAAAGTGTGTATAACGTGACCTAATTTCAGGGTTTTCAACAGCCTCTTTCCACTCA
The nucleotide sequence above comes from Flagellimonas sp. HMM57. Encoded proteins:
- a CDS encoding SEL1-like repeat protein yields the protein MNKVITLSFLLMATFWVSAQEDNIAAEYLFDDIEAYLYSPNHERKKSREYFTNVKVLAESQNHEALYYLGMLQKEGIGTKVNFKKSLKSFKKAFDLGNTKAAYLIGYYYLKGFGNVQQDYKKAYRWFKKSDEKMALHWIAKMEFLGLGRKVNKQKAISILKSNDLYNSEVLLPQYEESMPSEKIGIEGYDSAISTSSLQDLYELKGFDKTPEYHYLEGTWQGQFYELDWASSKIFRTLPTELTLTGQNGVNDQLKAEIKIADSLASDVGSYSAGALRFGSLALPVKKQYTDYPNFTHLMTEIDGIEFRKFQTSEGNFLIGKVSSTFPVWKERGNPSLVILKKKDEINSAALTAFEKQVGDFIRLYPNPFKEHCLINFELSTDADVSVEITNYYDTPFYHDNVFTGRKAKGNHTLEVYNLPSRRGSYLISIKHNGSVENKIIIKN
- a CDS encoding type IV pili methyl-accepting chemotaxis transducer N-terminal domain-containing protein, with amino-acid sequence MSNNVKKLALDTATFLRIQKWYLLAIAGIALTIIIAQLLIQQHLNSQLNDSRVINVAGRQRAFSQKLVKETLLIQFENDNQASQKELLDTLKKTLSVWKVSHDGLQNGNDSIGLPVEKNTRILSLFADLNPHHEAMVKAAEVIIAKKASVTLDTLTYNQELQILLSNERPFLTKMDTIVNEYDTLSKEKLKTLKLKEYLLLAFSLLILLLEVLFIFKPLSIQIRKTISKLVQSQLESETKASEIKTLFIEKEKSLLELQELNFVIDNAALFASTRKDGSVVFMSKKFLELLEQSQDTIHRPLAELLTQDEGQQQYLREILTSKRKNMRTEELEIKTVSGKKLWLDMSIIPIHQSGLEQSILILCSDITERKHNQLKIEELTKQNYEESIRQKQLQASQIVEGQEEERKRIAKDIHDGIGQMLTALKFNIESINLNQKEKTKEKIAYLKTLASDLIKGVRTATFNLTPPELQDHGIFPALQKMTQELSKLTGKNILFENKAEENIRFDSLAETNMYRVTQEAVNNAIKYADANYILVTINHKEDILSIMVDDDGKGFDPSILEQPPKNTSEGGMGVFYMKERIGYINGRLFINSIPGEGTRVTINYNLSSVNGDSKL
- a CDS encoding DUF4202 domain-containing protein; this encodes MGISTKQAEAFRLFDEANRKDPNSEVFEGKSYPKELLYAQRMTETLNAFAPEASEALRLTARCQHICRWEIPRDAYEMNRTGYLKWRQELKKFHAQKSRELLEIAGYDNDLIEQVEFLLLKKQLKKNEETQTLEDVICLVFLNYYFEPFAAKHDNTKVIDILQKTWRKMSKKGQQAALKLHFSEKSANLIQQAITA
- the nirD gene encoding nitrite reductase small subunit NirD, which encodes MMTLNTYEAMTEDEVTVWFKAAPVSKFPKNGGACVKYKDKQIAVFNFTRKDEWYACQNLCPHKMEMVLSRGMVGEDGEHPKVACPLHKNTFSLKTGENLNGVLDAIATYPIKIENNFVYLGFSE